A single window of Pyrus communis chromosome 10, drPyrComm1.1, whole genome shotgun sequence DNA harbors:
- the LOC137748555 gene encoding thaumatin-like protein 1, with product MASHQVFSSFLFLLCLLQSIRVGYPATFTIANKCTTTIWPAILSNAGTDQRPATTGFALPPGESNTFSVPTSWSGRLWGRTLCSQDSTTGNFSCLTGDCGSSAVECAGRGAAPPATFAEFTLNGTGGLDFYNVSLVDGYNLPMLVVAEGGIGGNCTTTGCVVDLNNGCPSELKVTASGEGVACKSACETFGEPQYCCSGPYATPDTCMPSSYSQYFKTACPKAYSYAYDDGTSTIACASANYIITFCPAPSISVKSSNGTVPGAVGVSASLRSTPPNIIVFAVTAAAWLGCRYFESM from the exons ATGGCTTCCCATCAAGTTTTTTcatccttcctcttccttctctgtCTCCTTCAATCCATTAGAGTCGGCTACCCGGCGACGTTCACCATCGCAAACAAGTGCACCACCaccatatggccggccattcTGTCTAATGCCGGGACCGACCAGCGACCGGCCACCACTGGATTCGCTTTGCCTCCTGGAGAGTCCAACACGTTTTCTGTCCCCACGTCGTGGTCCGGTAGGTTGTGGGGACGAACGCTCTGCTCCCAGGACTCAACCACAGGCAACTTCTCTTGCTTGACAGGCGACTGCGGGTCTTCTGCAGTCGAATGTGCTGGCCGTGGAGCCGCGCCGCCGGCTACTTTCGCAGAGTTCACGCTGAACGGTACGGGCGGGCTTGATTTCTACAACGTGAGCTTGGTCGATGGGTATAACCTTCCCATGTTGGTGGTGGCCGAGGGCGGGATCGGAGGGAACTGCACGACCACCGGGTGCGTTGTGGACTTGAACAACGGGTGCCCCTCGGAGCTGAAGGTGACGGCTAGTGGCGAGGGAGTGGCGTGTAAAAGCGCATGCGAGACGTTTGGGGAGCCCCAGTACTGCTGTAGCGGGCCCTACGCTACGCCGGACACATGCATGCCGAGTTCCTATTCGCAATATTTTAAAACTGCGTGCCCGAAGGCTTACAGTTATGCGTATGACGACGGCACCAGCACCATCGCCTGTGCTTCCGCCAATTACATCATCACCTTCTGCCCTGCTCCTTCGATCAG CGTGAAGTCGTCGAATGGGACAGTCCCTGGTGCAGTCGGTGTCTCAGCTAGTTTACGTTCTACACCGCCCAACATCATCGTTTTCGCCGTCACGGCGGCGGCTTGGCTGGGCTGCCGCTATTTTGAATCAATGTAG
- the LOC137747787 gene encoding thaumatin-like protein 1 has product MGLAAAWLGLGASLFCGLEVMDRVPGYFFHLVPVQMAWAGTALKLHPTQEHFAHQLIIRILPPLPLPPTPTTTPSSSSSSFSSSTLTSFSHTTFAICRLCFCVRKKPNILCHSRFNPISYHFTFILLIITKGVLGATFTFTNKSDFTVWPGILASSASYKLDSTGFELPKGSSRVFQAPTGWSGRFWGRTGCSFDGSGRGSCSTGDCASGELECNGAGAAPPPTLAEFTLGSGSQDLYHVSLVDGYNLPMIVEGSGGTGACPSTGCVTDLNRRCPAELKDDMECSNPPNAKA; this is encoded by the exons ATGGGCTTGGCTGCtgcctggcttgggctgggtgccagcctgTTTTGCGGGCTGGAGGTGATGGACAGGGTGCCGGGCTATTTTTTTCACTTGGTGCCGGTCCAAATGGCTTGGGCTGGAACTGCTCTAAAGTTGCACCCCACCCAAGAACACTTTGCACACCAA CTGATCATTCGGATCCTCCCACCACTCCCTCTACCACccacccccaccaccaccccctcctcctcctcctcctccttctcctcctccacccTCACTTCATTTTCTCACACAACATTTGCCATTTGCAGACTCTGTTTCTGTGTGAGAAAAAAACCCAACATTCTGTGCCATTCAAGATTTAATCCAATTTCTTACCACTTCACCTTCATTCTTCTAATCATTACCAAAg GGGTGTTAGGGGCCACATTCACGTTCACAAACAAGAGTGACTTTACAGTATGGCCGGGAATTCTAGCCAGCAGCGCCAGCTACAAGCTCGACAGCACCGGCTTCGAGCTTCCCAAAGGCAGTTCCCGCGTTTTCCAAGCCCCGACCGGCTGGTCCGGTCGCTTCTGGGGCCGAACTGGCTGCAGCTTTGACGGTTCAGGTCGCGGTTCTTGTTCGACCGGAGACTGCGCCTCGGGCGAGCTCGAGTGCAACGGTGCTGGAGCCGCGCCACCACCCACCTTAGCCGAGTTCACACTCGGCTCGGGTTCTCAAGACTTATATCATGTTAGCCTTGTTGACGGTTATAACTTACCAATGATCGTTGAGGGGAGTGGGGGAACCGGTGCGTGCCCGTCCACCGGGTGCGTTACGGACCTCAACCGTAGGTGCCCTGCCGAGCTCAAAGACGATATGGAGTGTTCTAATCCTCCTAATGCCAAGgcttga
- the LOC137748362 gene encoding cold shock protein 2-like has protein sequence MAEERSTGKVRWFNDVKGYGFITPDAGGEDLFVHQSSIRSDGFRTVAEGESVEFLIDFGDDGKTKAVDVTGPDGAPLIGNKKESFGRSGGRGGGGGGSGFGGGSRGGDRRNGGGSGGDECYSCGEPGHMARDCRQGSGGGGAGGGGCFTCGGYGHVARACPNGTMGGGGGGGGGGGGGGGGGGCYKCGAFGHLARDCATGGGGGAGACYSCGAYGHMARDCSSGGGDGGARGGERYGFSSGSGCYNCGEAGHFAKECSNPPNAKA, from the coding sequence ATGGCTGAGGAGAGATCGACCGGGAAGGTGCGGTGGTTCAACGACGTCAAGGGCTACGGCTTCATCACCCCCGACGCCGGAGGCGAGGACCTCTTCGTCCACCAGTCCTCGATCAGATCCGACGGATTCCGCACCGTCGCGGAGGGCGAGTCCGTCGAGTTCCTCATCGACTTCGGCGATGACGGCAAGACCAAGGCCGTCGATGTGACAGGGCCTGACGGTGCGCCGTTGATCGGTAACAAGAAAGAGAGCTTCGGTCGCTCTGGTGGCCGCggcggaggtggtggtggttctGGATTTGGCGGTGGATCGAGAGGCGGTGATCGGAGGAATGGAGGTGGTTCCGGTGGTGATGAGTGCTATAGTTGCGGCGAGCCTGGGCACATGGCTAGAGATTGCCGTCAGGGCAGTGGAGGTGGCGGAGCCGGTGGTGGTGGCTGTTTTACTTGCGGTGGGTATGGCCACGTAGCAAGGGCCTGCCCTAATGGGACAAtgggtggtggtggaggtggaggtggcggcggcggcggtggcggtggcggcGGTGGCTGCTACAAGTGTGGTGCATTTGGGCATTTGGCTAGGGACTGTGCTACTGGTGGGGGCGGCGGCGCTGGAGCTTGCTATAGCTGTGGGGCATATGGCCACATGGCCAGGGATTGCAGCAGCGGTGGTGGCGATGGCGGTGCTCGTGGAGGAGAACGATATGGATTCAGCTCTGGATCAGGTTGTTATAACTGTGGGGAAGCAGGGCATTTTGCTAAGGAGTGTTCTAATCCTCCTAATGCCAAGGCTTGA
- the LOC137747308 gene encoding thaumatin-like protein 1, protein MASHQVFSSFLFLLCLLQSIRVGYSATFTIANKCTTTIWPGILSNAGTDQLPTTGFALGPGESNTFSVPTSWSGRLWGRTLCSQDSTTGKFSCLTGDCGSSAVECAGGGAAPPATLAEFTLNGGGGLDFYDVSLVDGYNLPMLVVAEGGTGGNCTTTGCVVDLNNGCPSELKVTASDEGVACKSACEAFGEPQYCCSGAYATPDTCKPSSYSQFFKNACPKAYSYAYDDGTSTFTCASANYIITFCPAPSTSVKSSNGTVPGAAGVSASLRNTTPNIVVFAVTVMAAAWRWLPLF, encoded by the exons ATGGCTTCCCATCAAGTTTTTTCATCGTTCCTATTCCTTCTCTGTCTCCTTCAATCCATTAGAGTCGGCTACTCGGCGACGTTCACCATCGCAAACAAGTGCACCACCACCATATGGCCGGGCATTCTGTCGAATGCCGGGACTGACCAGCTACCCACCACTGGATTCGCTTTGGGTCCTGGAGAGTCCAACACGTTTTCCGTCCCCACCTCGTGGTCCGGGAGGTTATGGGGGCGGACGCTCTGCTCCCAGGACTCAACCACAGGCAAGTTCTCTTGCTTGACAGGCGACTGCGGATCTTCTGCAGTCGAATGTGCTGGCGGTGGAGCCGCGCCGCCTGCTACTCTCGCAGAGTTCACGCTGAACGGTGGGGGCGGGCTTGATTTCTACGACGTGAGCTTGGTCGATGGGTATAACCTTCCCATGTTGGTGGTGGCCGAGGGCGGGACCGGAGGGAACTGCACGACCACCGGGTGCGTGGTGGACTTGAACAACGGGTGCCCCTCGGAGCTGAAGGTGACGGCGAGTGACGAGGGCGTGGCGTGTAAAAGCGCGTGCGAGGCGTTTGGGGAGCCGCAGTACTGCTGTAGCGGGGCCTACGCTACGCCGGACACATGCAAGCCGAGTTCTTATTCGCAGTTCTTTAAAAATGCGTGCCCGAAAGCTTACAGCTATGCGTATGACGACGGCACCAGCACCTTCACCTGTGCTTCCGCCAATTACATCATCACTTTCTGCCCTGCTCCTTCGACCAG CGTGAAGTCGTCTAATGGGACTGTCCCTGGTGCGGCCGGTGTCTCAGCTAGTTTACGCAATACAACGCCCAACATCGTCGTTTTCGCCGTCACTGTTATGGCGGCGGCTTGGCGGTGGCTGCCGCTATTTTGA